Within the Gossypium raimondii isolate GPD5lz chromosome 12, ASM2569854v1, whole genome shotgun sequence genome, the region TTTGCCAGCAGAAGAAACATCTGGGATAAAAAGAGCTTCTCCTTCTCCAGATTGGGATTTAGAAGGACCTTCGTAGTTACTCCCACGATAGACCACCATAACACTTCCAGATCTCCATATAACTAATCCTCCTGTACGACGCTGACCATCAATTCAAGCCGTGAATATTATATGTTGTAATAAGTGCTCAGAAGTTAGAAACAGACACCAGATTAAAGCACGGAAGCAAGGAATTATAGAATTTGGCGACACACATCCTAGTTACTTCAAAACCTacccaaaaaaacaaacaatCCGATCTACCACTCAACTTAAAACTAAATGGCCTGTTACTTATATGACAAGCTCCTTATTTATGTCCAACAAGCAATTCATATGtccatgaaacatttgatctatccatttcaaatgaaaaactAAATCAATACTACATCATTATCACCATTCACCAtgtaaaaacaaaaaccaaaagtCTTAAATGCTTAATGTATCAACCAATCTATATCTACTCCATAGAAATCAAAATCTTATTATAACTATATTGCTTCCATGATAAGatcattcaaattttcttttagaaagCAAAATTCTTAGATATAAACTTAACCCCAAGGCTAAAAAAGGATCCTTAAGTCAGACGCATGAATAACAAAAACTCGAACCAATAACATAATCTCGAACTACATTACTCggactcttcatttttcatgCATAACAAAAAAATCTTAGATATAAACTTAACCCCAAGGCTAAAAGATGATCCTTAAGTCATAGCCATGCATGACTATGTTGCTCGGTCTCTTCATTTTTCATGCAGTACTTGTGTCTCAGATTCGTATCCGAGATATCGGGATACTGGGATATGACCTCCTTCAAATACATACAAAAACTAATCATAGCCATGTCGGATATATACCCGTATCCGACGCTCACAACCGAGTCCAAACAACACCGGCAAAAACAAAAACTCTTACATTTCTAATGACAAGAGCAAAAACCAACCTCAACAATCTCATGAGCAGTCCTCATATCGACGGCGAGAAATTCATGAAACTTAAGCCTAACTAGCTCCTCCTTTCTCCACTTATCATGAATCTTTTCAAGAACCACCTTCGTAATCCCCGCCTTGGGTACATTGATTCTTTCCCTTAAATGCATCCCCATCCTCCTCAACCTCCTAAGCTCCTCATCCTCAATTGTCAGCTCAGCCAACGTTGGCGCCTTGACTGTCCTCTTTTTTAGTAGACCTCCCTCCTTCACCACCACCTCCACCACCGCCTCCTCTCGCTCCCACGGCAGCacagcttcttctttttctttctctatcAGCCTCGTATCAGGCCGAACCCATTCTCTCTTCAACAAATCACCTAACCTCTCTTCTCCAGTCACCGGCGTCGAATTATAATCGTCAGTTCCGTCATCTTCTTCGTCTTCGTCATCTGATCCTAACCCTAAGTTCCGCAACCTGAGAACAATTCTGTCTATAGCGCTTTGCCCTTTATTGAGATACCGAGTTTCAGAATCGGCCTTACCGTTACCGTCCGATTGGATGACTTTTTCAGAAGGAGAAGACCAAGCTTgaagggaagaagaagaagaagaggcgCCGGTGGATAGGCGATGATACCACGGGTGAGAATAGCGGTTCGAAATGGAACCCGGATTAGTTCCGGACCGGAGAGAAGAGGAAGTagtaaagaaacaaaatgaagGCTTTGGAAGTGAGAAGAAAAGGTTGAGAGAAGAAGAATAGGAATTGGATGAGAAAGGGAGTGGGGTTCTGAGGGGCATTTCCGTCAATCTTGTTGTAGTAATGGCCAttactctctttttcttttttgttattgaGGATTTGCTGCCATTGTTGTAGCTTTGGTTAAGTGACAGTGAACCGAGGGAGAAAAGATAAGatcttttattttggattttaaaagagaaaaaattgatatttttggtAATGGATATGGCTGGTTTTATTATTGGATCGggataatttcattttaatggcCCCAAATTATAGTTTAATTCGTAAACTAGTCCCTAAACTATAAAACGATTCAGTTAAATCTTCGAATTCAAGTATCATTTCAATCGAATTAACTTCAGATTCTAACtgtaaatgataaatttggcacctacatttttttatctctttagATATTGAACTTGACAAcgatatgatattttaaaattatgtcacatcattatttattttttaaatagtgacatgacataatttcataatgtcacatcatttaacttttatatttgcTACATTTAGGGAGcaaaattgtcaaattcaaagactaaaaattatgcttttggCTATTGAGACCGACTattaaatactaatatattaaaaataatgttaaaataccATAAATTCATGTACTCTTcacaaacttaaaatttaatccttataattttatttttaaaatttaatctctttgcttttcaaatttcaaaaatttaaatccaatttttaacactggtaaatttttattattaaattgaatctaaatttaaacatttaaaaattagaaagactaaattcttaaaaataaaaatacaaagactaaattttaaatttataagaagttaaaacatattttaatctaaaatagcTAGGAATGTAATTACAGCTTAAATAGtataaacttattcatttccattatgtgaataaaattaaaattgtgaaaataataattttcaatatatcaaataatttttataatacaaattctgataaatttaatacttaatttttcagcATTTAGCTTCTTTCGACCCATAAACTAACCAAATATGAATACAAATACATGACCTTATCTACCACTTTATATTTGAACTGACTTAAACTAGCAGTAGCCCTTAATACAATCCATGCTATTTGCTTGCAGGCTACTCTATGAAGATTATTATGTTGAGTTTGGTGTACATGATGTTATCAGTAAGCAAAAGCTATATCGGTGGAACGATAATCGTGACGTGTAATATCGGAATATGGTAAAGATTGGCTTCAACTTCCAAACGAATTTCTACTGAGAGAAGGCGATGAGTTCAACATCTCTTGACCGACCTCCTTTATCTTGTTCAGTAGAAGCATCTGCTCGGTTTCGAGCTGTACCATGTATTCTTCTTGCATATCTTGAAGAGCTTCGAGTTCACTGAGTGGAGTTGAAATCCCTTCGAGGATGCCATCATCGATTAAAGATTGAAGCTTGATCATCATTTGTTTCATCTGTACAAAACCCGCATCCAACAAAATATGTCAGGGTTCGATTTGTTCGGTCTATTCACTAGTTCATTAAGTGATCAATGGGTAAAAGTACTACGGAGGTCCTTATACTAAAAATCGAATTGTATTTTGTCAattctactcaaaaaatgagcaaattaattcATGTGCGTTAAATTCAAGATTCCTTCTATTAAAAAGTTCATcaatttctactgttaaaaataaCATGGCTGACAGAATAATAGtcgaaattgataaaaattttaactgaaaGAACCAAttactctttgatttaacaCACAGAaactaatttgttcatttttttaataaatgagatAGAATACAATCTGACTCCTTGTGCTTTTATTGTGATCAATGATGATCGAGATAAACAAGATGTTTTCACCTGGCTCGATATTTGATGAGCTTTTGTCAAGGATGTATCAGGGTCGACACTCGGTTTTTTCTCTAGTTCCGGAACTTTTCTCGTAACTTGAATGTGAATCTCTCCCCTTTTGACCCCTTGAAGCGGTATCCACTTGTCAGCCATCTGGTTTGGAGGCAATCTCTGATATTCTACAACACAATCACCTATGCTCGATGTCGGTAGCACCGCGTTGTGGTCTTTCACGTGCAACTCTAAAGGATTGCCATTGTCGGGGAATTCCAATGTTTGATGCCACTTAGGATTTAATGTTTTGTACATAACCTGCAGGGGCAATCCATGGAACCATCAAACACTATTGCCATTGTCActgcaaatatttattttcgTGAAGGATGAAAGATCGTGCAAAGGGAGAGGGGTGCAGGCAGTGGCCTTGACCcccaaaagatgaaaaatttttTGTATAGTCCctttagtttttagaaaatcacaaattaatataatagtaaaattacactttggcctcccaaaaaataaaattcacttgAAAAACATACcagcatatatatattgcaattatttcaaaattatgttGTCTCAATACCTTTGTTCGTCTCTTCAAGTTTCCATACTGCACCCTAACATATGGATCACTTGTCCCCCTTAGATCAGCAGCTACGAGATCTCTTGCTTCGATAAGCACAAGTTCAATCCAACCATTGCCAGAATATGAAGAACCCTTGAGGAAAAAATGAACACGTATCAGCATAGATGCACTTCAGATCGAAGATCATCAACTAGTATGCATTATATCATAAAGGCCATGCAGGTAGGTTTAAAAGTGCTACCCAACTTGCTTATGCACATAAccttatttactaaaatcatttaCAATATGTTGCATATGTTCGAAGTTTTCTTTCTGTGAACCAAATGATTTAGCCTGAAGTTAAATgtcttttatatatacatgtaggTTTAAAAGAGCTACCCAACTCGCTTATGCACGTAACGCTATTtactaaaaacatgtatttcTGTGAATCAAACGAACGCCACTTTTGCATATAAATGACATTTTATCTTTAGGCTAAATTGTTTGGTTCACACAAAGAATATTATGAAAACATGCGTACATGTTTTTAGTAGATAAAGTTACGTGCATAAGTGAGTTGAGAGTAAAAGTATATGGAAGTCTTTGTATTAGGAGTCGAATTGCATTTTACTCCCTCTCCTCAAAAAATGTGTAAACTAGTTTttgtatattagatcaaagagcaaaccagtcatttgttaaaaatttcatacatttttactgttaaaaactggtccTTATACCTCAGCATGAAGTACACATGGCACATGTAATTGCCTAGTCATTCTGTCAATTAAACCagttttcaaaagtaaaaatggatggaatttttaacaaaaaagaccagtttgctctttgatttaatatacagagactaatttgcccatttttttagtaaagatggcaaaatgcaatccaactccAGGAGCCTCCATGAGACTTTTGTCGTGAGCAGAGTAGCACTTTTAAACCTACCAGCATGGCCTgtgtaatatattattttaattctttttccccatagctactattttttttccttccttcaaAAGATTACAGCAATGCTCTACCActtcatgcaaaaaaaaaaaaaagttacccTTGATCCTTCATAGTCATCGATCCGAACTGCTTCTATCTGGATCCTTAGTTCTCCTGAATTCACTTTCTCAAGAGGGATCCACACATCCCTCGGTGACCCTTCTACCAATCCCTCGAGACTTATATGCGCACTGCCAATGCTGTCATCTCCAAAGACCTCTTCAGTGTAGCATTTTATCTTCAGATATTCGTTATCTCCTATTTCATCAAACTCGAATCTCTGGTTCCAAACCGGATTAAAAGAATGTGCAGTCTTTGTTTTCTGAAGAACCTGAAAAGAATTCATAGTAAAGATCAACGGTAAGCATAATTAATTCCGGTATAATAATGTGTAATATTACACTCACAACCTCAACTccatcatacctttccatattgCAATTTAACATATGGATTACACTTTCCACTTTTGTCTTTCGTAATAAGATCCTTCCCTTCCACAACTGTTACAATAATTTTCCTTCCAGTTCCTGGAAGGAAATTTGATGACCCGTTCAGTGACGGTTGTGAGCTAACACGGAGGTTGTTGAAGCTAAGAGAACCATCGGAAAATTGCCATTCTTTTATCACAAGCTTCACTGCCAACTGCTCAGCACATATGAATTTCGATAGTTTAATATTCTACTGAAGAaatttatatacacatacattaCACATGAAAGGCTAATAAATATTCATTCACCattaaatccaaaaacacaCTAATAATTGGCAATGATTTCTTGGACCCTAAGTGCATCCAACATACCCACATTGCACAATTAATTTAGGATATAAGCAAcatctttttatcaaatataacaggTTATAATATGCCATAAGTCTAtgtagttttcaaaattttggaatttagttcctttacttttattttcataaatttagtccctctattttttcagatttcaaaattcaagtccagcactgttaaaatatttttgctaaattcaggttaacattgttaaaatgtcacgccaataaatttaacaaaaaaatttcacaGTGTTAACAGTTGAACCTGAATTTGAAATCTGAAAGTAAATGAgctaaattaatgaaaataaaagtagaaggactaaattccaaatttttgaAGAGTACAGggacttataacatattttaactagTATAACACATCATCATTATGAATTCTATCCTTTTACCTTCCAATTACGGCAATCAAGAAATAGGTTTACTGAGAGAGTGAGAAACAGAAAAAAGCACGTTGCGTCATACCTCCCCTATATTGACACCTTCAAATGGAAGAACCATTTCAACAGCTTTGCCACAAGATTCAGAATGCCTGGCTATTACACTCGAGTCTGGCCCTATCGCCCAAAAGGTTGTGGAATCATCTGTATTGTATCTCATCTGTTCAATGGACATGTAAATGGGAAATCAACTTACCAGTGCCACAAAAGATGATCAATAGCATGTTACTCTGTCATATTCATAAGGTAATGATTTATCCAAAATTGGAAGCTTGGAAACAGGAAAACCAGAGGcaagcataaaaaaattacagGTTATTTTCCTATATAGACCTTTTCTGCAGCTAAACTACTTATGTAACATATGAAAGCAAAGCCAGTATTCGACATCTTTAacattagggtaaactacacacaaggtcactaaactattagtaagtttacgttttggtcacttaacttcaaaaagttataaaatggtcattaaACTGTTCGAAAGttattatttaagtcactaggctGTTAAAAGCGTTGTCATATGGCGTTCTTTGTTCGCACTGCCTGCACCAATCGAAAACTCTCCTTCCccttctcttttacaatttagtttttttttttatttttttatgaaagaaCTTTGAACGTAGGAATCtgcaaaccaaaattcaaacaacttttttctttAACCTCCGACCTTGATTGTTAGACCGGCTTGGATCTAAAGTGTGTTTTTTTACCGCCGATGGGTACGGATTCACCGTACTGATCATCGAATTATCACTTAGAGCTTACTAgttgaacttttaaaaaaaaaacaccttaacccagtgacttaaataaaaattttcaagttaagtgacttaaatgaataattcggtgactattttgtaacttttaaccaaaacataaatttactaatagttaattgaccttgggtgtagtttaagtaaattttatttccaTAGGGTCCCAAGGGTCCAATATTTATATTGCTTGCATTTCTCTTACACCATAAGAAAACTACTTAACATCATAGATCAATCTTTGgatttggaaattttgataaaataagcATCAACTTTACATTACCTTAATCTCACAGCTTGCTAGATAGTCACACATCATTCTGCCAGGAGTATGCTCAAAGAGATGGAATCGAACGATTCCTGTATTATCATGTAAAATCATGTTAAATGTCGAATCCCATTGCGGACTGGAACCTGGCCTCACATTTGTTCTTCTGGTTAGCTCTCCTAACTCAACTTCAACAAATGTCTGTAGATCTTTATCATCAGAGTGCTCTCGTAAACCATCTACACCAGAACTTGGTTGCCTTCTTGATGGGCTTCCTTTTAAGCTACTCCTAGAAAGTTTATTTCCAGAAATGACTGTCACATAAACAATACCACCAACAGCCTTCTTCCTTAAATCTACAGCTGATAAAGAGAAACATTGACGACGAGGTTCAACCATTGTCTTAGCTAAGGTATCAGTCAAAAGTTTAACCTGCACTACGGGAAACAAGTTAAGAATTAGCCAATTAGTGGCaagtaaaagttaaaattattgagATGACCTGTTGGTGATGAAACAGTATTGAAGAAACATACCAACCAAGAAGAAACACCTGGCAGCTCTGTTCCACTGCCAAAGGTAACTGTTATCCTAACTTCAGGAGTGGATATAAACGAGTACAGAATTGCTTTCCCATCCAGAATTGGCATCAAGAGAAGCTGCAGAACGTAAATAAGGCataatatcaatatatcatAATCAACATG harbors:
- the LOC105765637 gene encoding synaptotagmin-5, whose product is MGRRKRRSVFNVDGVMDFFNNVMMEKPYLPLLIPLVLMLWALEKWIFSLSNWVPLVLAVWVTVQHRNHQHRMAVEDLNEKWKRFALSSSPKTPLEHCEWLNKLLIEIWSNYINPKLSLRFQSIVEKRLKRNKSRLIEKLELLEFSLGSSPPWLGLQGTRWSTFGDQQVMRLGFDWDTTDISIMLLAKVAKPFFGTAKIVINSLRIKGDLLLMPILDGKAILYSFISTPEVRITVTFGSGTELPGVSSWLVKLLTDTLAKTMVEPRRQCFSLSAVDLRKKAVGGIVYVTVISGNKLSRSSLKGSPSRRQPSSGVDGLREHSDDKDLQTFVEVELGELTRRTNVRPGSSPQWDSTFNMILHDNTGIVRFHLFEHTPGRMMCDYLASCEIKMRYNTDDSTTFWAIGPDSSVIARHSESCGKAVEMVLPFEGVNIGELAVKLVIKEWQFSDGSLSFNNLRVSSQPSLNGSSNFLPGTGRKIIVTVVEGKDLITKDKSGKCNPYVKLQYGKVLQKTKTAHSFNPVWNQRFEFDEIGDNEYLKIKCYTEEVFGDDSIGSAHISLEGLVEGSPRDVWIPLEKVNSGELRIQIEAVRIDDYEGSRGSSYSGNGWIELVLIEARDLVAADLRGTSDPYVRVQYGNLKRRTKVMYKTLNPKWHQTLEFPDNGNPLELHVKDHNAVLPTSSIGDCVVEYQRLPPNQMADKWIPLQGVKRGEIHIQVTRKVPELEKKPSVDPDTSLTKAHQISSQMKQMMIKLQSLIDDGILEGISTPLSELEALQDMQEEYMVQLETEQMLLLNKIKEVGQEMLNSSPSLSRNSFGS